Proteins encoded in a region of the Chitinimonas sp. BJYL2 genome:
- a CDS encoding MarR family winged helix-turn-helix transcriptional regulator encodes MPASHRESHREADVLKQFRVIFQSVRKHFQSVEALCGVSGSQLWALAKVVEAPGLRVTELAKAMTIHQSTASNLVEGLVQLGLIRRQRGELDQRVVLLYPTEAGEQLYRKAPQPIRGVLPDALSRLDPTRLAGLAQHLNELIDLMGDHIDPRGGNIPLADIAAQPAAETAAKPPKAPRSKTAHSAGGDDAVA; translated from the coding sequence ATGCCTGCCTCTCACCGCGAATCCCATCGGGAAGCTGACGTTCTCAAGCAATTCCGGGTGATATTCCAGTCGGTCCGCAAGCATTTTCAATCGGTCGAAGCGCTGTGCGGGGTGTCCGGATCGCAGCTATGGGCCCTAGCCAAGGTCGTGGAGGCGCCTGGATTGCGAGTCACCGAACTGGCCAAAGCGATGACGATTCATCAGTCCACGGCCAGCAATCTGGTCGAGGGCTTGGTGCAGCTTGGTCTGATCCGGCGTCAGCGAGGCGAACTGGATCAGCGGGTAGTGTTGCTGTATCCCACCGAGGCGGGTGAGCAACTGTATCGCAAGGCGCCACAGCCGATACGCGGGGTCCTGCCCGATGCCCTGTCCCGGCTGGACCCGACCCGGTTAGCAGGTCTGGCACAGCACCTCAACGAGCTGATTGATCTGATGGGCGATCACATCGACCCACGTGGCGGCAATATTCCGCTGGCGGACATTGCGGCACAGCCCGCTGCAGAGACTGCCGCAAAGCCCCCGAAAGCGCCCCGCTCCAAGACGGCACATAGCGCGGGCGGCGATGATGCCGTTGCCTGA
- a CDS encoding DEAD/DEAH box helicase — protein sequence MTFAALGLIEPLLRATDTLAYRTPTPVQAAVIPAVLAGRDVMAAAQTGTGKTAGFALPLLQRLVEDGRPVGSNAVRALVLVPTRELAEQVYESFRAYGQFLPLRYLVAYGGVSINPQMMKLRRGVDVLVATPGRLMDLYGQNAVKFNQVQLLVLDEADRMLDLGFSRELNAVLNAVPRRRQTLLFSATFSEAIRAMADTLLHDPLRVDISPRNTTTRSVRQSVITVDKKRKAELFCHLLAERRWGQVLVFVKTRKGVDELVDVLTERGLQVDAIHGDKNQPARLRALARFKAGEVQLLIATDVAARGLDIDDLPLVVNLDLPIVAEDYVHRIGRTGRAGAQGEAISLVCADEVQQLAAIEVLTQQMLPRHEEPGFIPAHRVPMTDARGQLVKKPKKQKKPKVPGIAAPAAPKLAPKSTSKPKSGKPEASLAKPKPPKSPWSR from the coding sequence ATGACTTTTGCTGCCCTCGGCCTGATTGAACCTCTGCTGCGTGCCACCGACACGCTGGCGTACCGCACCCCCACCCCCGTGCAGGCCGCCGTGATACCCGCTGTACTTGCCGGCCGCGATGTGATGGCTGCCGCCCAGACCGGTACGGGCAAGACAGCCGGCTTTGCCCTGCCACTGCTGCAACGTTTGGTTGAGGATGGCCGGCCGGTCGGCAGCAACGCGGTGCGTGCACTGGTGCTGGTGCCGACCCGTGAACTGGCGGAACAGGTGTACGAGAGCTTCCGTGCTTATGGCCAGTTTTTGCCGTTGCGTTATCTGGTGGCCTATGGCGGGGTGAGCATCAACCCGCAAATGATGAAGCTGCGCCGGGGCGTGGATGTGCTGGTGGCCACGCCGGGGCGTCTTATGGACCTGTATGGTCAGAACGCGGTCAAGTTCAATCAGGTGCAGCTACTGGTGCTGGATGAGGCCGACCGGATGCTGGACTTGGGTTTCTCGCGCGAACTCAATGCCGTGCTCAATGCCGTCCCGCGGCGACGCCAGACCCTGCTGTTCTCGGCCACTTTTTCGGAGGCGATCCGGGCAATGGCGGATACGCTATTGCATGACCCATTGCGCGTGGATATCAGCCCGCGCAATACCACCACGCGCAGCGTGAGGCAGTCGGTCATCACCGTGGACAAGAAGCGCAAGGCCGAGCTGTTTTGTCACCTGCTGGCCGAGCGACGCTGGGGGCAGGTGCTGGTATTCGTGAAGACACGCAAGGGCGTGGATGAGCTGGTCGACGTACTGACCGAACGCGGCCTGCAAGTGGATGCGATCCACGGCGACAAGAACCAGCCAGCCCGTTTGCGGGCCTTGGCACGGTTCAAGGCTGGCGAGGTGCAGTTGCTGATCGCCACCGATGTGGCCGCGCGCGGCCTGGATATCGATGACTTGCCCCTGGTGGTGAACCTGGACTTGCCCATCGTGGCCGAAGACTATGTGCACCGCATAGGCCGCACTGGTCGAGCGGGCGCACAGGGCGAGGCGATCTCGCTGGTCTGTGCCGACGAGGTACAGCAGCTCGCTGCCATTGAAGTGCTGACCCAGCAAATGCTGCCCCGCCATGAGGAGCCGGGTTTCATCCCGGCGCATCGTGTGCCCATGACCGACGCTCGCGGGCAACTGGTCAAGAAGCCCAAGAAGCAGAAGAAGCCCAAGGTGCCGGGTATCGCTGCACCCGCTGCCCCCAAGCTCGCGCCCAAGTCCACGTCCAAACCCAAGTCGGGTAAGCCGGAGGCCAGCCTGGCCAAGCCCAAGCCCCCCAAATCACCTTGGTCCCGCTAG
- the katG gene encoding catalase/peroxidase HPI: protein MTAEAKCPFSGAMQHAGNAVAGAKGNRDWWPNQLNLNVLHQHSSKVSPLPADFDYAKAFQSLDLDALVADLKALMTDSQDWWPADYGHYGPLFIRMAWHAAGTYRIADGRGGAGTGAQRFAPLNSWPDNGNLDKARRLLWPIKQKYGDKISWADLMILTGNVALESMGFKTFGFAGGRPDIWEPEQDINWGPEAEWLATSDKPGGRYSGNRELANPLAAVQMGLIYVNPEGPDGNPDPVASGRDVRETFARMAMNDEETVALVAGGHTFGKAHGAGDPKLVGAEPEGAGIEHQGLGWINAFGTGKGAHTTTSGIEGAWKPNPTTWDNGYFDMLFGYEWALTKSPAGAHQWVAQNVKPEHLIPDAHDPSKKHPPMMTTADLSLRFDPAYEKISRRFHQNPAEFADAFARAWFKLTHRDMGPRARYLGKLVPKEELIWQDPIPAASGPQLDAKDIDTLKAQVLASGLSTAQLVNTAWASAASFRGSDKRGGANGARIRLAPQKDWEVNQPAELAKVLASLESIQQAFNAGGKQVSLADLIVLAGGAAIEAAAKQAGHVISVPFHPGRTDATQAQTDVDSFAVLEPKADGFRNYARKGLENMAAELMIDKAQLLNLSAPEMTALVGGLRALDANTGRRPHGVFTKRPGVLSNDFFINLLDMNTRWQRSATEAGVLEGRDRQTGAIKWTGTVVDLVFGSNSQLRAIAEVYASRDGEQRFLQTFVAAWTKVMEADRFDLK from the coding sequence ATGACAGCAGAAGCCAAGTGCCCGTTTTCAGGCGCCATGCAGCACGCCGGTAACGCCGTTGCCGGCGCCAAAGGCAACCGCGACTGGTGGCCCAACCAGCTCAACCTGAACGTCCTGCACCAGCATTCCAGCAAGGTCAGCCCTTTGCCTGCGGATTTTGACTACGCCAAGGCATTCCAGTCACTGGACCTTGATGCCCTGGTGGCTGATCTGAAAGCGTTGATGACCGATTCGCAGGACTGGTGGCCCGCCGATTATGGCCATTACGGCCCACTGTTCATCCGCATGGCCTGGCATGCAGCAGGGACCTACCGGATTGCGGATGGTCGCGGCGGCGCGGGCACCGGTGCACAGCGCTTTGCCCCGCTCAATAGCTGGCCCGATAACGGCAACCTCGATAAGGCGCGCCGGCTTCTCTGGCCAATCAAGCAAAAATACGGGGACAAGATTTCCTGGGCAGACCTGATGATCCTGACCGGCAATGTCGCGCTGGAGTCCATGGGCTTCAAGACCTTCGGCTTTGCCGGTGGTCGCCCCGATATCTGGGAACCCGAACAGGACATCAACTGGGGGCCAGAAGCCGAATGGCTGGCCACCAGCGACAAGCCCGGCGGGCGCTATTCCGGCAATCGTGAACTCGCCAACCCGCTGGCGGCAGTACAGATGGGCCTGATCTACGTGAATCCCGAAGGCCCGGATGGCAACCCGGACCCCGTGGCATCCGGCCGAGATGTGCGCGAAACCTTTGCCCGCATGGCGATGAATGACGAAGAAACCGTGGCACTGGTTGCCGGTGGCCACACCTTCGGCAAAGCGCATGGTGCGGGTGATCCCAAGCTGGTAGGCGCGGAACCCGAAGGCGCCGGGATCGAACACCAAGGGCTGGGCTGGATCAATGCCTTCGGCACCGGCAAGGGGGCTCACACCACCACCAGCGGCATCGAAGGCGCATGGAAGCCTAATCCCACGACCTGGGACAACGGTTACTTCGACATGCTGTTCGGTTACGAGTGGGCGCTGACAAAGAGCCCCGCAGGTGCGCACCAGTGGGTAGCCCAGAATGTGAAGCCGGAGCACCTGATTCCGGATGCACACGACCCCAGCAAAAAGCACCCGCCGATGATGACGACGGCCGACTTGTCGCTGCGTTTCGACCCGGCTTACGAAAAGATTTCCCGCCGCTTCCACCAGAACCCCGCCGAGTTTGCCGATGCCTTTGCGCGTGCCTGGTTCAAGCTGACCCATCGCGATATGGGACCGCGCGCGCGTTATCTGGGCAAGCTCGTGCCCAAGGAAGAACTGATCTGGCAAGACCCGATCCCAGCCGCCAGCGGCCCGCAGCTCGACGCGAAGGATATCGATACCCTCAAAGCGCAGGTGTTGGCATCGGGCCTGAGCACGGCGCAACTAGTCAACACGGCCTGGGCCTCTGCCGCCAGTTTCCGCGGTAGCGACAAGCGCGGTGGTGCCAACGGCGCGCGTATCCGTCTGGCCCCGCAAAAGGACTGGGAGGTGAACCAGCCTGCCGAATTGGCCAAGGTGCTGGCCAGCCTGGAAAGTATCCAGCAGGCGTTCAACGCCGGCGGCAAGCAGGTCTCGCTGGCTGATCTGATCGTGCTTGCGGGTGGTGCGGCGATCGAAGCCGCTGCCAAGCAGGCCGGTCACGTGATCAGTGTGCCCTTCCACCCGGGCCGCACCGATGCCACCCAGGCTCAGACCGATGTGGACTCGTTTGCGGTACTCGAACCCAAGGCCGACGGCTTCCGCAACTATGCACGCAAGGGGCTGGAAAACATGGCTGCCGAGCTAATGATCGACAAGGCCCAGTTGCTGAACCTGAGTGCACCCGAAATGACTGCACTGGTCGGTGGTTTGCGCGCACTGGATGCCAACACGGGCCGGCGTCCGCATGGCGTGTTCACCAAACGTCCCGGCGTGCTCAGCAACGACTTTTTCATCAATCTGCTGGACATGAACACCCGCTGGCAGCGCTCTGCCACAGAGGCGGGGGTACTGGAAGGCCGTGATCGCCAGACCGGCGCAATCAAATGGACCGGCACGGTGGTGGACTTGGTCTTCGGCTCGAACTCGCAGCTGCGTGCCATCGCCGAGGTATACGCGAGCCGCGATGGTGAACAGCGCTTCCTGCAAACCTTTGTGGCCGCCTGGACCAAGGTCATGGAGGCCGACCGGTTCGATCTGAAGTAA
- a CDS encoding PAS domain S-box protein, which yields MLSLLRNWFNATDTVRALNSAQAVIQFKTDGTIETANPIFLGLMGYTLDEIRGKHHRIFVEPAEAGSAGYRDFWAKLAQGKAQTACFKRFTKSGKEVWIQASYVPILRGNQVTSVIKFATEVTAQVLQNADYSSQIAAISRSQAIIEFDTDGIILNANENFLHLTGYRLDEIKGQHHRMFVAPDEAASQDYSNFWHRLRQGEYQSAEYKRFGKDGRPVWIQATYNPIKTPDGRIIKVVKYATDITEDIRRREEFQLLSLVTHESDNSVIITDANGRIIFVNAGFTAMTGFSADEVKGRKPGECLQGPGTDKATVARISKDLAARKPLVEEILNYDRNGKPHWVSLAINPVFNQQGQLERFISIQTDITNTKEQSLEYTKRLEAIGLHNGVGEYDLDGNLLTANQYIIDHLGYPSLEALLPRSRNLREIAGEEVFRRLRSGEDHVGEFILLDIHGEEHQFTGTLCPIQNSEGNLRHIVAYGTDVSAKIQAQRVTDEEMKEVIASTSEITQIIGVINAISSQTNLLALNAAIEAARAGEVGRGFAVVADEVRKLAEQSASSADRIAGLVTRTRQRVENLAESLRRLNNADI from the coding sequence ATGCTTTCACTGCTCCGCAACTGGTTCAACGCCACAGACACGGTCCGCGCACTGAATAGCGCCCAGGCCGTCATACAGTTCAAGACCGACGGAACGATAGAGACCGCGAATCCGATTTTTCTCGGCTTGATGGGCTACACGCTAGATGAGATTCGCGGCAAGCATCATCGCATCTTTGTAGAACCAGCCGAGGCCGGGTCTGCCGGCTATCGCGACTTCTGGGCCAAGCTGGCGCAAGGCAAGGCACAAACGGCCTGCTTCAAACGCTTTACCAAAAGCGGCAAGGAAGTCTGGATTCAAGCGTCCTACGTGCCCATTCTCAGGGGCAACCAGGTCACGAGCGTCATCAAGTTTGCGACCGAAGTGACCGCGCAGGTCCTGCAGAACGCTGATTACTCGTCGCAGATTGCGGCCATAAGCCGGTCACAGGCGATTATCGAGTTCGATACCGACGGCATCATCCTCAATGCCAACGAGAACTTCCTGCACTTGACCGGCTACCGGCTCGACGAGATCAAGGGCCAGCATCACCGCATGTTCGTGGCTCCGGACGAGGCGGCGAGCCAGGACTACAGCAACTTCTGGCATCGGCTGAGGCAAGGTGAGTACCAGTCTGCCGAGTACAAGCGATTCGGCAAGGACGGCCGGCCTGTCTGGATACAGGCTACCTACAATCCGATCAAGACACCGGATGGCCGCATCATCAAGGTGGTCAAGTACGCCACGGATATCACTGAGGATATTCGTCGGCGCGAGGAGTTCCAGCTGCTGTCCCTTGTCACGCATGAATCGGACAACTCGGTGATCATCACCGATGCCAATGGGCGGATCATTTTTGTGAATGCGGGGTTCACCGCCATGACCGGCTTCAGCGCTGACGAAGTCAAGGGCCGAAAACCCGGCGAATGCCTGCAAGGACCGGGCACTGACAAAGCCACGGTGGCGCGGATCAGCAAGGATCTAGCGGCACGCAAGCCCCTGGTGGAAGAAATCCTCAATTACGACCGGAACGGCAAGCCTCACTGGGTTTCACTGGCCATCAACCCGGTGTTCAATCAGCAAGGTCAGCTTGAACGCTTCATTTCGATCCAGACCGACATCACCAACACCAAAGAACAGTCGCTGGAGTACACCAAGCGCCTTGAGGCCATTGGTCTGCATAACGGCGTAGGTGAGTACGATCTAGATGGCAATCTGCTGACCGCGAATCAATACATCATTGACCATCTTGGTTACCCCTCGCTGGAAGCATTGCTGCCGCGTTCCCGCAACCTCAGGGAAATCGCTGGTGAGGAAGTATTCCGGCGATTGCGGAGTGGCGAAGACCATGTCGGGGAATTCATCCTGCTCGATATCCACGGTGAGGAGCACCAGTTCACCGGCACGCTCTGTCCGATCCAGAACTCGGAGGGCAATCTGCGCCACATTGTGGCCTATGGCACGGATGTCAGCGCCAAAATCCAGGCGCAGCGTGTCACGGACGAAGAGATGAAGGAAGTGATTGCCTCCACCTCAGAAATCACCCAGATCATCGGCGTCATCAACGCCATTTCCTCTCAGACCAATCTGCTGGCGCTCAATGCCGCCATCGAAGCCGCCCGCGCGGGTGAAGTGGGTCGTGGCTTTGCCGTCGTCGCTGACGAGGTACGCAAACTGGCCGAGCAATCCGCCAGCTCGGCAGACCGTATAGCCGGGCTGGTCACGCGGACCCGCCAGCGCGTGGAAAATCTGGCTGAGTCGCTACGCCGGCTGAACAACGCGGATATATAA
- a CDS encoding DUF3750 domain-containing protein gives MSNRISLRRLGLGGLLLTAVSFALSVASVMAASPASGERSWRTAPRHSAGIAPDPVRHADEAIVQVYAASTYGWRGAFAVHPWIIYKRAGEQAYTRYDVVGWRRPEVVQRNYAVADGLWYGATPRLLVDHRGASAAGMIGDIEAAVASYPYASEYRSYPGPNSNTFLAHIGREVPALKLDLPANAIGKDYRPLTQPVGLSSSGAGVQFSLLGLLGMSIGVQEGLELNLIGLNFGLDLNRPALRLPFVGRLGWDDTVAEPVGSAPAAVESATPPQSAGGA, from the coding sequence ATGTCGAACCGGATTTCTCTCCGCCGTTTGGGTCTGGGCGGCTTGTTGCTGACCGCGGTTTCCTTTGCGCTCAGCGTAGCCTCGGTAATGGCGGCGAGCCCGGCTTCGGGTGAACGTAGCTGGCGGACGGCGCCGCGGCATTCGGCAGGGATCGCGCCTGACCCGGTACGCCATGCCGATGAGGCCATCGTGCAGGTGTATGCGGCGTCGACTTATGGTTGGCGCGGTGCTTTCGCGGTGCATCCCTGGATCATCTACAAGCGTGCCGGGGAGCAGGCGTACACGCGTTACGACGTGGTGGGGTGGCGGCGGCCCGAGGTGGTACAGCGGAATTACGCCGTTGCGGACGGTCTCTGGTATGGCGCCACGCCCCGCTTGCTGGTGGATCATCGCGGTGCCAGTGCCGCGGGCATGATTGGCGATATCGAAGCTGCAGTGGCGAGTTATCCCTACGCCAGTGAGTACCGTAGCTATCCCGGCCCCAACAGCAACACCTTTCTGGCGCATATCGGCCGTGAAGTGCCGGCCCTCAAGCTCGACCTGCCCGCCAACGCCATCGGCAAGGATTACCGGCCGCTGACGCAGCCGGTGGGCCTGTCGTCATCGGGTGCTGGAGTGCAGTTTTCTTTGTTGGGATTGCTGGGGATGAGTATCGGGGTACAGGAGGGCCTGGAGCTGAACCTGATCGGTCTCAACTTCGGGCTGGATCTGAATCGCCCGGCGCTGCGCCTGCCCTTTGTGGGGCGCCTGGGGTGGGACGACACCGTGGCGGAGCCCGTCGGCTCGGCGCCTGCGGCAGTCGAATCCGCTACACCCCCTCAGTCAGCCGGCGGTGCATAG
- a CDS encoding EAL domain-containing protein, translating to MLNPSALLRILSGHPYRIAAASCALILLGLILELTVAEHLRIPDYGGWHSLLEALSISISFAVAMMAGLYTRGAPRYPLFAVGFLLVALLDGLHLVSYAGQPDFFSPATTQKAIVPWLAARFVLALTFAQLLLPTRWQQRLVFPFGIGGIVIAIWGVALPDTLPALYVPGSGLTLLKQVLEWSVCLIYLALAWGIRLMLPRNNPNDWLAAGLLVLGCGELLFSVYRQADSVANGMGHLFKLLGQGFFLISLLQSRVITPYRELEFSQRRLRESESRLNALFKGAPVGVLLVDNDGNIVHSNARADTIFSATAGLKGYSVDQLLPFGHRHAHAQKRAEYLSHADTRSMSNRPILAGQRLDGEMLNVQVALSPIEWEGQSMTAAFVSDVSQQVEQMRHLEWLSEHDPLTALPNRTAANMMISAMFAARDRKIVVVVSLDALKNINQVFGHETGDRLLQAAADRLRAALRPGEMLARLEGDNFLLLLPRNDDSDTRAQALLASLDAPFVLSDEVTLQVRVSGGLCYLPEDGDSAEQFLQHAELALASAKRSQKRGLVGFEAAQPDRSRRWLDLAGRLQGAIANHELHLVYQPRIALATNTVAGFEVLVRWDSGGAAISPAEFIPIAEESGQMPDLGRWIFNTAFDQLAQWQAQGLDVGCVAINLSTQQMADNSLAAFLAERLAAQGLDASKLELEITETAAMENLDWAIPRMATLRQLGFQIALDDFGTGYSSLAYLQSLPLAVLKIDIAFVSRLDDPAGQAVAQTIIALAQSLGLRTVAEGVETAAQRTWLHEHQCDEIQGFLESRPIRAEAVPELLARYAPPAD from the coding sequence ATGCTCAACCCTTCCGCCTTGCTGCGCATTCTCTCGGGTCACCCCTACCGCATTGCCGCCGCCAGCTGCGCGCTCATTCTGCTGGGCCTGATCCTTGAACTGACGGTCGCCGAGCACCTGCGGATTCCCGACTACGGTGGCTGGCACAGCCTGCTGGAGGCGCTGTCCATCAGCATCAGCTTTGCGGTTGCCATGATGGCGGGCCTGTATACCCGCGGAGCGCCGCGCTACCCCTTGTTTGCGGTTGGCTTCCTGCTGGTTGCCCTGCTCGATGGTCTGCATCTGGTGTCCTATGCAGGCCAGCCGGACTTTTTCTCTCCCGCCACCACCCAGAAAGCCATCGTGCCGTGGCTGGCCGCGCGGTTTGTGCTGGCGCTGACCTTTGCCCAGCTGCTGCTGCCTACCCGCTGGCAGCAAAGGCTGGTGTTCCCGTTTGGCATTGGCGGCATCGTAATCGCGATCTGGGGCGTCGCGCTGCCCGATACCCTGCCTGCGCTGTATGTACCGGGCAGCGGCCTGACCCTGCTCAAGCAGGTACTCGAATGGTCGGTGTGCCTTATCTATCTGGCGCTGGCATGGGGCATACGCTTGATGTTGCCACGCAATAACCCGAACGACTGGCTGGCCGCAGGGCTGCTGGTACTGGGCTGTGGCGAGCTGCTGTTCAGTGTCTACAGGCAGGCCGACAGCGTGGCCAACGGCATGGGGCATCTGTTCAAGCTGCTGGGTCAAGGCTTTTTCCTGATCAGCCTGCTGCAGTCCCGGGTGATCACGCCCTATCGCGAGCTGGAATTCTCGCAACGGCGTCTGCGCGAGAGCGAATCCCGCCTCAATGCCTTGTTCAAGGGTGCCCCCGTCGGGGTACTGCTGGTCGACAACGATGGCAACATCGTCCACAGCAATGCCCGTGCAGATACCATCTTCAGCGCCACGGCCGGCCTCAAGGGCTACAGCGTGGATCAGCTGCTGCCATTCGGGCACCGTCACGCCCACGCACAGAAGCGGGCCGAGTACCTGAGCCATGCCGACACCCGCAGTATGAGTAACCGGCCCATTCTGGCCGGCCAGCGGCTGGATGGCGAGATGCTCAATGTACAGGTGGCGCTGTCGCCCATTGAATGGGAAGGGCAGAGCATGACAGCGGCGTTTGTCAGCGATGTCAGCCAGCAGGTCGAGCAGATGCGCCACCTGGAATGGCTGTCGGAACACGATCCGCTGACCGCGCTGCCCAACCGCACTGCCGCCAACATGATGATCTCCGCCATGTTTGCCGCCCGCGACCGCAAGATCGTGGTGGTGGTGAGTCTGGATGCCCTGAAGAACATCAACCAGGTGTTCGGCCATGAAACCGGCGACAGGCTTTTGCAGGCGGCCGCCGACCGGCTTCGCGCTGCCTTGCGCCCTGGTGAGATGCTGGCACGACTGGAAGGCGATAACTTCCTGCTGCTGCTACCCCGCAATGACGACAGCGATACCCGTGCGCAGGCGCTTCTGGCCAGCCTGGATGCGCCGTTTGTGCTGTCGGATGAGGTCACGCTGCAGGTGCGTGTATCGGGCGGGCTGTGCTATCTGCCCGAGGACGGCGATAGCGCCGAGCAGTTCCTTCAGCACGCGGAACTGGCGCTCGCCTCCGCCAAGCGCAGCCAGAAACGGGGGCTGGTGGGATTCGAGGCCGCGCAGCCCGATCGCAGTCGCCGCTGGCTGGATCTGGCGGGTCGCCTGCAGGGCGCCATTGCCAACCATGAGTTGCATCTGGTCTATCAGCCACGCATCGCACTGGCGACCAACACCGTGGCAGGGTTCGAGGTATTGGTGCGCTGGGACAGCGGCGGCGCCGCCATCAGCCCGGCAGAGTTCATTCCCATTGCCGAGGAATCGGGGCAAATGCCCGATCTGGGACGCTGGATATTCAACACCGCGTTCGACCAGCTGGCGCAGTGGCAGGCACAGGGACTGGATGTCGGTTGCGTGGCCATCAATCTGTCCACCCAGCAGATGGCCGACAACTCCCTTGCCGCTTTTCTGGCTGAGCGCCTAGCGGCGCAGGGGCTGGATGCCAGCAAGCTGGAGCTGGAAATCACCGAAACCGCCGCCATGGAGAACCTGGACTGGGCCATCCCGCGCATGGCCACTCTGCGCCAGCTGGGCTTCCAGATTGCCCTGGACGACTTCGGTACCGGCTACTCCTCACTCGCCTATCTGCAGAGTCTGCCTTTGGCCGTGCTCAAGATCGACATTGCCTTTGTCAGCCGGCTCGACGACCCGGCAGGTCAAGCAGTAGCGCAGACCATCATTGCACTGGCGCAGAGCCTGGGCCTGCGCACGGTGGCAGAAGGGGTGGAAACAGCGGCCCAGCGGACCTGGCTGCATGAGCATCAATGTGACGAAATCCAGGGTTTCCTGGAGTCCCGTCCCATCCGCGCCGAGGCTGTGCCCGAGTTGCTTGCCCGCTATGCACCGCCGGCTGACTGA
- a CDS encoding TOBE domain-containing protein — MSAQIELQGAVWLTVDGEKFGSSARIDLLAAIADCGSITHAAKAVKLSYKAAWDAIDSMNNLAGEPLVERMTGGKGGGSTRLTARGTQLVGNFRAIDSAHRAFLQQLSQQAGHLADDYALIRRMSMRTSARNQYLGKVSRIRQGAVNDEVELIITGGHTLVAVITRESTASLGLHEGSDAYALVKSSSVMLACGESDVRYSARNQLAGTVSRIVPGSINHEVTLSLPGGSSIAAIITRESCDALGLAEGQPAVALFKAASVILAVPA, encoded by the coding sequence ATGTCCGCGCAGATTGAACTCCAAGGGGCGGTCTGGTTGACCGTCGACGGCGAGAAATTCGGCAGCAGCGCCCGGATCGATCTGCTCGCCGCGATTGCGGATTGTGGCTCCATCACCCATGCGGCCAAGGCGGTGAAACTCAGCTACAAAGCGGCCTGGGATGCGATCGACAGCATGAACAATCTGGCGGGCGAGCCGCTAGTGGAGCGCATGACCGGCGGCAAGGGCGGTGGCAGCACCCGGCTCACCGCGCGGGGCACCCAGCTTGTCGGCAACTTCCGGGCCATCGATAGCGCCCACCGTGCCTTCCTGCAGCAACTGAGCCAGCAAGCCGGTCATCTGGCTGACGATTACGCCCTGATCCGGAGGATGAGCATGCGTACCAGCGCCCGCAACCAGTACCTTGGCAAGGTCTCGCGCATCCGTCAGGGTGCCGTGAACGACGAGGTCGAACTCATCATCACGGGGGGCCATACGCTGGTGGCCGTGATTACCCGCGAGAGCACCGCCAGCCTGGGCCTGCACGAAGGCAGCGATGCCTATGCCCTGGTGAAATCCTCGTCGGTGATGCTGGCCTGCGGCGAGAGCGACGTGCGTTACTCGGCACGCAACCAGCTGGCCGGCACGGTCAGCCGTATCGTGCCCGGCAGCATCAACCATGAAGTCACCCTCAGCCTGCCGGGGGGCAGCAGCATTGCCGCCATCATTACGCGGGAAAGCTGCGACGCACTGGGTCTCGCGGAAGGCCAGCCTGCCGTGGCATTGTTCAAGGCGGCCAGCGTCATCCTGGCCGTACCCGCCTGA
- a CDS encoding ABC transporter ATP-binding protein → MSLELDIRTTLRAGSRRFELAVQWQSQSQRIVVLGNSGAGKSLLLKTIAGLHAPDAGQIRLGGRLLVDTQRRVSVPARHRQLAYVYQDYALFPHLDVRQNVAFGLYRGWRNPPRTLRDPDVEHWLSTMQLQELAHQFPVELSGGQRQRVALARALLTQPKALLLDEPFAALDTALRAQMRQELDALQRQLAIPMILITHDPEDATALGGDTLYLHNGQLAVPERADVRAD, encoded by the coding sequence ATGAGTCTGGAGCTCGATATCCGTACCACCCTGCGCGCGGGATCGCGGCGTTTCGAGCTGGCGGTGCAATGGCAATCGCAAAGCCAGCGCATCGTCGTGCTGGGCAATTCCGGTGCGGGCAAGAGCCTGCTGCTCAAAACCATCGCCGGGCTGCATGCACCGGATGCCGGCCAGATCCGCCTGGGCGGTCGTTTGCTGGTCGATACACAGCGTCGCGTGTCGGTGCCGGCGCGGCATCGCCAGCTCGCTTATGTGTATCAGGACTACGCGCTATTCCCGCATCTGGACGTGCGCCAGAACGTCGCATTTGGCCTGTATCGTGGCTGGCGCAACCCTCCCCGCACGCTGCGGGATCCGGACGTGGAGCACTGGCTGAGCACCATGCAGCTGCAGGAGCTCGCCCACCAGTTCCCCGTCGAGCTGTCAGGGGGGCAGCGGCAGCGTGTGGCACTGGCCCGCGCCCTGCTCACCCAACCAAAAGCCCTGCTGCTGGATGAGCCCTTTGCCGCGCTCGATACCGCACTGCGCGCACAGATGCGCCAGGAGCTCGATGCCTTGCAACGCCAACTGGCCATCCCGATGATCCTGATCACGCACGATCCCGAAGATGCCACCGCACTCGGGGGCGATACCCTGTACCTGCACAACGGCCAGCTTGCCGTGCCGGAGCGCGCTGATGTCCGCGCAGATTGA